Part of the Vibrio ishigakensis genome, CAAGACAAAGAGGACGAATGCCGTTAGGGTCACGGAAAGCCACCATGCCTTGACCGATGATCATTGCAGATACTGCGTAAGCACCCTTTACTGTCTCGTGAACGCGCTCAACCGCTTCAAAAACCTCTTCTTTGGTTAACTTAAGGCTCTTAGTCATATCGATGTTATGAGCTAGAACGTTTAGCAGAACCTCAGAGTCAGAAGTCGTATTTACGTGACGACGGTCTTGTTCAAACAGACGCTGACGAACTTCTTCTGCGTTGGTCAGGTTGCCGTTATGTGCAAGGGTGATACCAAATGGCGAGTTCACATAGAAAGGCTGTGCTTCAGACGCACTTGAACTGCCTGCAGTTGGGTAACGAACGTGACCGATACCTACTGTGCCTTGAAGACGCTGCATGTGTTTTGCTTCGAACACATCTTTAACTAGACCGTTCGCTTTACGCAGACGAAAACGATTGCTATCTATGGTAATAATACCCGCAGCATCTTGGCCGCGGTGTTGTAGCACGGTTAGTGCATCATAAATAGCCTGATTGACAGGGGTTGTGCCCACAATCCCAACAATACCACACATGTCTTTACCCTCAGTATTGACCTATTTCGCTTTATACCACGCCGGATAAAAAGCTAGACGTTTGTTTCAAATGTTCAAAAAACGGGGCTATGATTCGACTGAATTCAGGGATCAGTTGCGACTGACGCCACCAATCCGAACTTGGCAAGCTAGTGAAGGCATCCATAAAGAACAATACAGCCGCCACAACTAGCACACCTCTTAGGGAGCCAAAGACCACCCCTAAGACTCTGTCGGTACCCGACAGCCCGGTTTTTTGAACCAACTGGGCAATAACATAGTTGACCACCGCGCCGACAACCAAGGTAGCGATGAAAAGCGCGCCTACTGCCGCACCATTTCGCACCATGTCATCTTGGATATTAGTAAAGTAAACCGCGAGCTTGGCGTAGTATTGGCTGGCTATAAAAAAGGCACCAAACCAAATCACCAAAGAGAGCGCTTCCTTAACAAATCCTCGAACTAAACTGATCAGCGCAGATAAACCGATCACACCTAAAATTGTAAAATCTACCCAGTTCATGAGCATTACTTCCTCATGTTGGCGCGCATTCTAACAGAAAAATGCGCGACGCAAACGTTTTCTTTATGGATTTAGTGGCTTAAATGTTTGAATCTGACCATTTAGGCCAGTAATTTTTTTCAGCTCAGGCAACTGAGACTCTAGCTTGGAGCGGGAAACGTCAGGTCCGACAATTACTCGAGAAAGGTCCTTATCTTTTTTCACGTTGGCTTGAAAACCACGACTGCGAAGATCTTTAACCATGGTTGCCGCATTCTCTGCATTGCGAAGCGCGACTAGCTGAATGATATAAGCACCATCTTGATACTGGTTGCGCTCAGGCACTTCACGCTCTTTAACCTCAACCACTTCTACAGGTTTAGATTCTATCTTCACCGTCTGTTTTGGCGCTTCAGGCTCTGGTGTAGATTCCTGTATCACCTCTTCAACTGGACTCGGTGGCAAGCTCACGTCTTCTTCAACCGGCTCTAGCACCTCAAAAGACTCAACCTCAGACTCCAGTTCAGGCTTGATCGGGATAGCAACAAACTCCTCTTTATAATGGAGCTTCTGTCCATCTAGAACATCCGGCAGGACGATTACACCCACAGCCACTAAAACTATGGTTCCAACTAAACGGCTTTGGAACTTACTTGCCATTTGAACTCCTTGTTTGCCAATACTCTAATACTGCGCCAACCGTGAAAAATGAACCCAGCACTAATACTACATCCTCTTTGCTAGCGGACGATAAAGCCGCATTGAATGCATCGATCGGATTATCAAATTCTGGGGTATCAGATGAGAGGTGCTGACTTAATTCACTGGCGCTGGCCGCTCGAGGGCCCTCTAGCGACGCGGGATACCAGATAGGATCACACGCCTTTAATTCTTCTAGGGTAGCTTCTACGTCTTTATCGTGAAGCATACCTATCACAGCATGCAGCTTTTTATCGCCATAACGCTGTTTAACTTGCTTGACCAGATACTCGGCCGAATGCGGGTTGTGTGCCACATCCAAGATAATGGTCGGTTCACTACCAAGCTTCTGCATACGTCCTGCAAGGTTTGCCTCTTCTAGCCCTTTAACCACATTCACATCGGTTATATCCAGCTCGGATACACCAAGTGCCATCAATGCGGTAGCGGCGTTTGCCAATGGAAGATTTGGAAGTGGCAGGTCATTCAGATCGAAGCTTCCAGATTGCCAATGCCAACGCTCGCCATCTTGCTTATAGCTGTACTGGTATTCCACCTGATACAAGGGCGCCCCTATGTCATCGGCATGCGCGGCAACCGTCATCGGCGCATCAGGCTGACCACAAATAGCAGGCTTGCCACTGCGGAAGATGCCGGCTTTTTCAAAACCAATCACATTGATGTCATCACCGAGCCAGTCCACATGGTCTACAGCCAAGCTAGTGAT contains:
- the folC gene encoding bifunctional tetrahydrofolate synthase/dihydrofolate synthase, translating into MSSQRPQATSPLSVWLDYLQSIHSTAIDLGLDRITEVAKRANPSLTKPAPKVITVAGTNGKGSTCAIMEAILLDAGYKVGVYSSPHLIRYNERVRINGEELSDQHHVDAFDYIESLRGETSLSFFEIATLAGLHLFQQQQVDVVLLEVGLGGRLDATNIVDHDVSVITSLAVDHVDWLGDDINVIGFEKAGIFRSGKPAICGQPDAPMTVAAHADDIGAPLYQVEYQYSYKQDGERWHWQSGSFDLNDLPLPNLPLANAATALMALGVSELDITDVNVVKGLEEANLAGRMQKLGSEPTIILDVAHNPHSAEYLVKQVKQRYGDKKLHAVIGMLHDKDVEATLEELKACDPIWYPASLEGPRAASASELSQHLSSDTPEFDNPIDAFNAALSSASKEDVVLVLGSFFTVGAVLEYWQTRSSNGK
- a CDS encoding CvpA family protein, which encodes MNWVDFTILGVIGLSALISLVRGFVKEALSLVIWFGAFFIASQYYAKLAVYFTNIQDDMVRNGAAVGALFIATLVVGAVVNYVIAQLVQKTGLSGTDRVLGVVFGSLRGVLVVAAVLFFMDAFTSLPSSDWWRQSQLIPEFSRIIAPFFEHLKQTSSFLSGVV